One window of Trichoderma breve strain T069 chromosome 3, whole genome shotgun sequence genomic DNA carries:
- a CDS encoding tetratricopeptide repeat domain-containing protein: MERPVPGQREVGNSQFGNNTTIHQDNNTFSFHLPLRPARPAIRIIPYPLNEDLVDRPDIMGKVDALLPQAPHTYCSAALWGLGGSGKTQIALNYAYQRCNKRDCSVFWVHADSEATFSQDYKTIAQAFGIDQQLKGEELYAAVCDQIAAQPDWVLILDNTDDLRQFGVEQAPQQTNSLYRYIPKASTGTVLWTSRDAHIVGTLVGSTRGIEVARMNYDEAEILLKLAGSLEVGREKMEIITLLEELQWLPLAIMQAGSYMRRTSTSAKEYSSLLAQNKKRWQLLKEEEFDRHRKPYVPNNVLETLSISIDRLKQDSEIAYNILHAIAYVSNQNIPHEIITTILKHCDNSLVDPEKLEAEATKAIMRLKEFSFLGVHRTEDGGRSYEMHKLVQEATRYGLSLCKPSVPDNVFSNREGERYFSGIAVQAILDLFPDSELGTWSQCEKYLAHAVQTVYWADLNDKRHETSLLFYRVSLFLHDCGRWSERELVNKKGLEFDREIWGEKHPDTFISMEHLATTYRIQCRHKEAEALEVQILDLRRETLGKKHPHTLMSMENLATTHWAQCQYKESEALEVQVLDLRREILGDKHPDTIQTIGALGIIYRDQGLYKKAEPLLVQVFDLSREILGDKHLRVIWSMESLGITYGLQGRYKEAEALQVQVYDLRREILGTRHPETFQGMSNLSLTYWRQGRYKEAEALQLQVFKLQQEILGERHPDTIRSISNLSSIYGKQGRRKEAEAESIQIKVFNFRREILGDKHPETIWSMEYLSSIYGKKGLYEESEALAVQVLDLRRESLGEEHPDTIRCVEYKRSVLGPEHPETALSVKVLETWEREDHILESNEIDSQNEETVGGPQQVQTKTSRLRKMADTLNCF; the protein is encoded by the exons ATGGAGCGACCAGTGCCCGGCCAGCGCGAGGTTGGCAACTCTCAATTTGGCAACAATACTACTATTCACCAAGACAACAATACTTTTAGCTTCCATCTACCACTACGACCAGCTCGACCTGCCATCCGCATTATTCCTTATCCACTCAATGAGGATCTTGTCGATCGCCCAGATATTATGGGAAAGGTCGATGCGCTTCTACCGCAGGCGCCACACACATACTGCAGTGCTGCTCTCTGGGGTCTAGGCGGATCAGG AAAAACGCAAATTGCACTCAACTATGCGTATCAACGATGCAACAAAAGGGACTGTTCCGTCTTTTGGGTGCATGCCGACAGCGAGGCAACATTTTCGCAGGATTACAAAACAATAGCGCAGGCATTCGGCATAGACCAGCAACTCAAAGGCGAAGAGCTATATGCAGCTGTGTGCGATCAAATAGCGGCACAACCAGATTGGGTTCTTATTCTCGATAATACTGACGACTTACGGCAATTTGGTGTTGAGCAGGCGCCACAGCAGACAAACAGCTTATATCGATACATCCCTAAGGCGTCCACCGGGACAGTATTGTGGACTTCTCGCGATGCTCATATTGTAGGGACGCTCGTAGGTTCAACGCGAGGCATCGAGGTCGCCCGCATGAATTATGATGAGGCGGAAATTCTCTTGAAATTAGCAGGGAGCTTGGAggtgggaagagaaaaaatggaAATCATTACCTTGTTAGAAGAACTCCAATGGCTTCCCTTGGCCATTATGCAAGCCGGGTCCTATATGAGACGGACATCAACATCGGCCAAGGAGTATTCATCTCTACTAGcgcaaaacaagaaaagatggcagcttctcaaagaagaggaatttgACAGGCATCGAAAGCCCTATGTTCCTAACAACGTCCTCGAAACGTTGAGCATCTCGATTGACCGCCTTAAACAAGACAGTGAGATTGCATACAACATTCTCCACGCCATCGCATACGTTTCCAACCAAAATATTCCGCACGAAATCATAACAACTATTCTCAAGCACTGCGATAACAGCCTAGTTGATCCAGAGAAGTTGGAGGCTGAGGCTACCAAAGCCATCATGCGTCTGAAagaattttcttttcttggcgTGCACAGAACGGAGGACGGTGGTAGAAGCTACGAGATGCATAAACTCGTTCAGGAGGCAACACGATATGGCTTGAGTCTATGCAAGCCCAGCGTTCCTGATAACGTTTTCTCAAATAGGGAAGGCGAGCGGTATTTTTCTGGCATTGCAGTTCAGGCCATACTCGATCTTTTCCCGGATTCAGAACTGGGGACATGGTCGCAGTGTGAGAAATACTTGGCACATGCAGTGCAGACAGTATACTGGGCAGATTTAAACGACAAACGACACGAGACAAGCCTGCTCTTCTATAGAGTGTCCCTGTTTCTTCATGACTGTGGACGATGGAGCGAAAGAGAACTTGTGAATAAAAAGGGATTGGAATTCGATCGAGAAATCTGGGGAGAAAAGCATCCAGATACATTCATCAGCATGGAACACCTTGCGACAACGTACCGGATACAATGCCGGCATAAAGAGGCAGAGGCTCTGGAAGTCCAAATTCTTGACCTCAGACGAGAAACTCTCGGAAAGAAGCACCCGCATACCTTAATGAGTATGGAGAACCTTGCAACAACGCACTGGGCCCAGTGTCAGTACAAAGAATCAGAGGCTCTTGAAGTGCAAGTCCTTGACCTTCGGCGAGAAATTCTCGGAGATAAGCATCCAGATACAATTCAGACAATAGGAGCTCTTGGAATAATATACAGGGATCAAGGCCTGTATAAAAAGGCAGAGCCTCTTCTGGTTCAAGTCTTTGATCTTTCACGAGAAATTCTTGGAGACAAACATCTACGGGTAATATGGAGCATGGAAAGCCTGGGAATTACATACGGTCTACAAGGCCGATATAAGGAGGCGGAGGCTCTTCAAGTTCAAGTCTATGACCTCCGACGAGAAATTCTCGGAACTAGACATCCAGAGACGTTTCAGGGTATGTCGAATCTTTCATTAACATACTGGCGACAAGGCCGATATAAAGAGGCAGaggctcttcagcttcaagtCTTTAAGCTTCAACAAGAAATTCTCGGAGAAAGACACCCAGACACAATTCGGAGTATATCAAATCTTTCATCAATATATGGTAAACAAGGACGGCGTAAAGAGGCCGAGGCAGAGTCTATTCAAATTAAAGTCTTCAACTTTCGACGAGAAATTCTTGGAGATAAACATCCAGAGACAATATGGAGTATGGAATACCTTTCGTCAATATACGGTAAAAAAGGTCTGTATGAAGAGTCAGAGGCTCTAGCAGTTCAAGTACTAGATCTTCGACGGGAGAGTCTTGGGGAAGAGCATCCGGACACTATCAGG TGTGTGGAGTATAAACGCTCCGTATTAGGGCCAGAGCATCCAGAAACAGCCCTTTCGGTCAAAGTTCTCGAAACGTGGGAACGTGAGGATCATATTCTGGAATCGAACGAAATTGATAGCCAAAATGAGGAAACGGTGGGGGGGCCTCAGCAAGTGCAAACCAAAACGTCCAGATTACGAAAGATGGCAGACACATTGAACtgtttttaa
- a CDS encoding ankyrin repeats (3 copies) domain-containing protein: protein MRLLHTKELDTGGFELKEFGQENVPPYAILSHTWGEEEVTFQDMTLGRFANKKGYDKIKGCCILARANGYDYAWVDTCCIDKTSSAELSEAINSMYQWYVEADVCYGFLADVPSKVAFSESRWFTRGWTLQELIAPETMIFLDEAWNELGTRESLKQEISKRTGIPMSVLSGSSLGSVSVAQKMSWASSRQTSRSEDRAYCLMGIFGINMPLLYGEGDRAFMRLQEEIMKVTDDDSIFAWRSKTQRHSSLLATSPDAFEHSGNIVRRRTGWLPDSRSWTVSNKGIRLELSYMGVGHQGLGLAILHCAERNRKRHDFIAIYLKDVSLTMENFERVWCERYELFDPMPFRPSQRPQRWINVRQHRPVTTRMRNRHQIGSASIAAPGQPPPNPRDDPDWVNWNSGEQPSLLDMAKAGRVLETQWLLAERSTKPDQKDRSGRTALSYAAANGHAKIVWLLLMRRDVKPDEKDSGGRTPLSHAAKEGHAEVVWLLLTRGDIDIHSKDNKGQTPLFHAAANGRKTIISMLLARGESQHHLRDDSGRTPLSYASEGGHEAAVEMFLDRSDMDADARDDQGLTPLAYAAFNGHYSVTIMLIEQGADIDSQDNHRQTPLWLATQKGHERIVDLLLNNGANMEIKGYDGSTPLLSAVCLGRDDIMQLLIDKGADLNTTNEYGETPLIRAIRDEHAAMAKILIEKGAKVDVKDKYHTTALQYASEKGYHDIVQLLGHNGA, encoded by the exons ATGCGTCTACTCCATACAAAAGAGCTGGACACTGGGGGGTTTGAGCTAAAAGAATTCGGCCAAGAAAATGTCCCGCCCTACGCCATTCTGTCGCACACTtggggtgaagaagaagtcacCTTTCAAGACATGACTCTTGGTCGCTTTGCAAACAAGAAAGGCTACGACAAGATCAAAGGCTGTTGTATCCTGGCAAGGGCTAACGGATACGACTATGCCTGGGTAGACACCTGTTGCATCGACAAGACAAGCAGTGCTGAGCTGTCTGAGGCAATCAACTCCATGTACCAGTGGTACGTTGAAGCCGATGTCTGCTATGGCTTTCTTGCAGACGTGCCGTCCAAGGTTGCTTTTTCGGAGAGCAGGTGGTTTACCAGAGGGTGGACGCTTCAAGAATTGATTGCACCAGAGACGATGATCTTCTTAGATGAAGCATGGAACGAGTTGGGTACCAGAGAAAGCCTGAAACAAGAAATCTCCAAGCGCACCGGCATACCTATGAGCGTTCTCTCTGGTTCCAGTCTCGGGAGTGTAAGTGTTGCGCAAAAAATGTCATGGGCCTCTTCAAGGCAAACATCACGGTCTGAAGACCGAGCCTACTGTCTGATGGGCATATTTGGCATCAACATGCCATTATTATATGGCGAGGGGGACAGGGCCTTTATGAGGCTCCAAGAGGAGATCATGAAGGTGACGGACGACGACAGCATTTTCGCCTGGAGATCCAAAACCCAGCGCCACTCATCGCTATTGGCTACATCTCCAGATGCGTTTGAGCACTCCGGCAACATTGTCCGTAGGCGCACTGGCTGGCTTCCAGACAGCAGATCTTGGACAGTCAGTAACAAGGGTATTCGCCTAGAGCTATCTTATATGGGAGTAGGACACCAAGGACTGGGACTTGCCATACTGCATTGCGCAGAACGCAACAGAAAGAGACACGACTTTATTGCGATATACCTCAAAGATGTATCCCTTACCATGGAGAACTTTGAGAGAGTCTGGTGCGAACGGTACGAGTTGTTTGATCCCATGCCTTTTCGACCAAGTCAACGCCCTCAAAGATGGATAAACGTTCGGCAACACCGTCCAGTAACAACGCGAATGCGAAATCGTCACCAGATAGGAAGCGCAAGTATTGCCGCGCCGGGGCAACCCCCGCCGAACCCTCGTGATGACCCTGATTGGG TGAATTGGAATTCTGGAGAGCAGCCTTCGCTCCTCGACATGGCAAAGGCAGGGCGCGTGTTGGAGACGCAATGGCTACTTGCAGAGCGTTCCACCAAGCCCGATCAGAAGGATAGGAGTGGACGAACTGCTCTGTCATATGCAGCGGCTAATGGGCATGCCAAGATTGTATGGCTGCTCCTAATGCGGCGTGATGTCAAGCCAGATGAGAAGGATTCAGGCGGACGAACGCCTCTGTCTCATGCGGCTAAAGAGGGTCATGCTGAAGTTGTCTGGCTCCTCTTGACCCGAGGGGATATCGATATCCACTCAAAGGATAATAAAGGCCAGACACCACTATTCCATGCAGCGGCAAACGGGCGCAAAACCATCATATCAATGTTGTTGGCTCGCGGAGAGTCCCAGCATCACTTGAGAGACGATTCCGGGAGGACGCCGCTCTCGTATGCGTCAGAAGGGGGACACGAAGCCGCTGTAGAGATGTTCCTCGACCGAAGCGATATGGACGCAGATGCAAGAGACGATCAGGGACTAACTCCTCTCGCCTATGCCGCCTTTAACGGACACTATTCGGTCACCATCATGTTGATTGAGCAGGGAGCCGATATCGACTCACAGGATAATCATCGTCAGACGCCGCTGTGGTTAGCAACTCAGAAGGGCCATGAGAGGATTGTCGATTTACTCCTCAATAACGGGGCCAATATGGAGATTAAGGGCTACGATGGTAGCACGCCGCTTTTATCTGCAGTTTGTCTAGGGCGGGATGACATTATGCAGCTGCTCATCGACAAAGGCGCAGATTTAAATACGACGAATGAATACGGCGAAACACCGCTCATTAGGGCCATCAGAGATGAACATGCGGCTATGGCCAAAATATTGATTGAAAAGGGTGCCAAAGTCGATGTGAAAGACAAGTACCACACAACTGCGCTGCAGTATGCATCTGAGAAGGGATACCATGACATTGTTCAACTGCTAGGCCACAACGGTGCTTAA